The following proteins are co-located in the Gossypium hirsutum isolate 1008001.06 chromosome A02, Gossypium_hirsutum_v2.1, whole genome shotgun sequence genome:
- the LOC107935277 gene encoding uncharacterized protein, which yields MAATATATATTAQTHRPNPLLKAPPPRSKLACFSFAAYSKTLIHHLQTLDIPILPGLTDHEFTSIESAFHFTFPPDLRSILQEGLPIDPSFPNWRSSSPQQLNVLLSLPLLSLSKNITLHNFWSPSWGTKPSNPNEALGLVRRLFITAPVLIPIYRNCYIPSTPNMAGNPVFYVDGEEVRILSFDVNRFFQEVEFLRRGGVFKPFMRKRRNGVDNKVPAWAATAARRIEFWTDVAEKGRRVGARGVTTGWWWRKEEEEFRLGGCLEEVFWRLRDGGWREEEVKDMMMMDGCDQTQIKPKIGTRPLIDGDDAAWHTRVLSVVLLRAGWSREDVLYSLDLDDIDGDEGLYLELQSPSSCCIDEG from the coding sequence ATGGCTGCAACAGCAACAGCAACAGCAACGACAGCCCAAACCCACCGTCCAAACCCTTTACTCAAAGCTCCACCGCCAAGATCAAAGCTCGCTTGTTTCTCTTTCGCTGCATATTCCAAAACCCTTATCCACCATCTTCAAACCCTCGACATCCCCATCCTGCCTGGTTTAACCGACCACGAATTCACCTCCATCGAATCGGCTTTTCACTTCACTTTCCCACCCGACCTCCGTTCCATACTTCAAGAAGGTCTCCCCATCGACCCTTCGTTCCCAAATTGGCGATCATCATCACCTCAGCAACTCAACGTTCTCCTCAGTCTTCCTTTATTGTCTTTATCAAAGAACATTACGTTGCATAACTTTTGGTCTCCGTCTTGGGGTACTAAACCTTCGAATCCAAATGAAGCTTTGGGTTTGGTTAGAAGATTGTTTATAACAGCGCCTGTTTTAATTCCTATATATCGGAATTGTTATATCCCTTCGACGCCGAACATGGCGGGAAACCCTGTTTTTTACGTTGACGGTGAGGAGGTTAGGATATTGAGCTTTGATGTTAATAGGTTTTTTCAAGAGGTTGAGTTTTTGAGGAGAGGTGGGGTTTTCAAGCCTTTCATGAGGAAGAGAAGGAATGGCGTTGATAACAAAGTGCCGGCTTGGGCGGCGACAGCGGCTCGGAGGATCGAGTTTTGGACGGACGTGGCGGAGAAAGGGAGGAGGGTGGGGGCGCGTGGGGTGACGACGGGGTGGTGGTGGAGGAAGGAAGAGGAGGAGTTCAGGTTAGGCGGGtgtttggaggaagtgttctggagGTTGAGAGATGGAGGGTGGAGAGAAGAGGAGGTAAAGGACATGATGATGATGGACGGCTGTGATCAAACACAGATTAAACCAAAAATTGGGACCCGACCCTTGATCGACGGAGATGACGCCGCGTGGCATACGCGGGTTTTGTCGGTTGTGTTATTGCGTGCGGGTTGGAGTAGGGAAGATGTACTGTACTCGCTTGATCTTGATGATATCGACGGTGATGAAGGCCTGTATTTGGAACTTCAATCGCCCAGTAGCTGTTGCATTGATGAGGGATGA